The Vicia villosa cultivar HV-30 ecotype Madison, WI linkage group LG1, Vvil1.0, whole genome shotgun sequence genome includes a region encoding these proteins:
- the LOC131652154 gene encoding uncharacterized protein LOC131652154 yields the protein MDCDVTFHYFYYRKTVYELCNQEYTVSRRDYSQELYDKYRETCEEYISKVLPSLREKNGDILLTELLRRWSNYKVMTGDLSYIFDYLNQYIWRHGLASLEEINFSSFNQGVYEKMNTEIMDAIFSVIEQKLAGEKIDHTFVISTLDFYIKFYKCTKKDKAEGEKMKRSSGALSKKINLMSSDGTVFETDYGVALMSKRFEDITETISVGDDVDTISVDKVNSKMLTIIVEYCKKHRSYYEPMEGDAKFVEVDPRMLLDLTTCACYMKIESLEKLTWSKVSELIKGKSPEEIAQIFGDVDDLNSKLLEDNIQKVESLEI from the exons ATGGATTGTGATGTTacttttcattacttttattatCGCAA GACCGTCTACGAATTGTGCAACCAAGAGTACACCGTATCTCGTCGTGACTATTCCCAAGAACTATATGACAAGTACAGGGAAACATGTGAGGAGTACATATCAAAA GTTCTGCCATCTTTGCGAGAAAAGAATGGTGACATTTTGTTGACAGAACtactcagaagatggtcaaaTTACAAAGTGATGACCGGAGACCTCTCATATATTTTTGACTATCTTAACCAGTATATTTGGAGACATGGGCTTGCTTCTCTTGAAGAGATCAACTTTTCATCCTTTAACCAAGGG GTATATGAAAAGATGAATACAGAAATAATGGATGCTATATTTTCTGTG ATTGAACAGAAACTTGCAGGAGAGAAGATTGATCATACATTTGTTATTAGTACATTGGATTTCTACATAAAGTTTTACAAATGCACAAAAAAGGACAAGGCAGAG GGAGAAAAAATGAAGCGCAGCTCAGGCGCTTTGTCGAAGAAAATCAACTTGATGAGCTCTGATGGGACTGTGTTTGAAACTGACTATGGTGTGGCACTTATGTCAAAAAGATTTGAGGACATTACTGAGACTATTTCTGTTGGTGATGATGTTGATACCATTTCTGTTGATAAAGTGAATAGCAAAATGTTGACAATTATTGTTGAATACTGCAAGAAGCACAGAAGCTATTATGAACCAATGGAAGGGGATGCTAAATTTGTCGAAGTTGATCCTAGAATGCTGCTTGATCTTACAACATGTGCATGCTACATGAAAATCGAGAGCCTGGAGAAGCTGACATGGAGCAAAGTATCTGAGTTGATAAAAGGAAAGTCACCAGAGGAAATTGCTCAGATCTTTGGAGATGTAGATGACTTAAACTCCAAGTTATTAGAAGATAACATACAAAAAGTAGAGTCTTTGGAGATTTAG
- the LOC131600041 gene encoding cullin-1-like encodes MSTPKFISLEEGCDYLQEGITKLLNILEGLPEPNFTPEHHIMLYTTVYNMCRQRAPQDYARKLYDMYKETCEEYIISKVLPSMREKKDDLLLRELLRRWSNYIAMTRRLSKFFCPLEKLDIPRLKLPSLEETSFLSFYHLVYEGMNKEIMNAVFAMVDRKRAGEHIDQTFALKTLDLYLEIKECTRKVKEKEEKMMHRSPDALSKKINLVSSDGVVFEVDFGVALMSERFEEIIETTPVGDVDTVSVHEVSSKMLTTVIEYCKKHNTRQKYVNNFKDWDAKFIDVDTKTLLDLQTYASYLKIDSLRMLTWDKKFDLIKGMTREEMAEFYAAQEELLVSSDLETYY; translated from the exons ATGAGTACCCCAAAGTTTATCAGCTTAGAAGAAGGATGCGATTATTTGCAGGAGGGTATCACCAAGCTCCTCAACATTCTTGAAGGTTTACCTGAACCTAATTTCACCCCTGAGCACCACATCATGCTCTATAC AACTGTCTACAATATGTGCCGCCAAAGGGCTCCTCAGGACTATGCCCGAAAACTATATGACATGTACAAGGAAACATGTGAAGAATACATTATATCAAAA GTTCTTCCATCTATGCGAGAAAAGAAAGATGACCTTTTGTTAAGGGAACTGCTCAGAAGATGGTCAAATTACATAGCTATGACCAGGCgcctctctaaatttttttgccCACTTGAAAAACTTGATATTCCAAGATTAAAACTTCCTTCTCTTGAAGAAACCAGCTTCTTATCCTTTTATCATCTG GTATATGAAGGAATGAATAAAGAAATAATGAATGCTGTATTTGCTATG GTTGATCGGAAACGGGCAGGAGAGCATATTGATCAAACATTTGCTCTTAAGACATTGGATTTATACTTAGAGATAAAGGAATGTACAAGAAAAGTCAAGGAAAAG GAAGAGAAAATGATGCATCGCAGTCCAGATGCTTTATCAAAGAAAATTAACTTGGTAAGCTCTGACGGGGTTGTGTTTGAAGTTGATTTTGGTGTGGCACTTATGTCAGAAAGATTTGAGGAAATTATAGAGACGACTCCTGTTGGTGACGTTGATACCGTTTCTGTTCATGAAGTGAGTAGCAAAATGTTGACAACGGTTATTGAATACTGCAAGAAGCACAACACCAGGCAGAAGTATGTTAATAATTTCAAGGACTGGGATGCTAAATTTATCGATGTTGACACTAAAACTCTGCTTGATCTTCAAACATATGCAAGCTACTTAAAAATCGATAGTCTGCGCATGCTGACATGGGATAAAAAATTTGACTTGATAAAAGGCATGACACGTGAGGAAATGGCCGAGTTCTATGCAGCTCAAGAAGAACTATTAGTGTCTTCAGATTTAGAAACATACTATTAA